The Castanea sativa cultivar Marrone di Chiusa Pesio chromosome 11, ASM4071231v1 genome contains a region encoding:
- the LOC142617281 gene encoding phenylalanine--tRNA ligase, chloroplastic/mitochondrial: MAISHAHATLFSRTSLFLSRNSSRGSLAFCIPFSTSAASSSLPSDKLHRNKWRSPVASVLELGGVKIGREDVMRDDPTNNVPDTIFSKLGMQLHRRDQHPIGILKNAIYEYFDTSYPNKFDKFDDLCPIVTVKQNFDDVLVPADHVSRSYNDTYYIDAQSVLRCHTSAHQAELLRRGHTHFLVTGDVYRRDSIDSTHYPVFHQMEGVRVFSPDDWEASGVDATSYAAEDLKKCLEGLANHLFGAVEMRWIDTYFPFTNPSFELEIYFQEKWLEVLGCGVTEQEILKRSGKTNNVAWAFGLGLERLAMVLFDIPDIRLFWSNDERFTSQFSKGQLGIKFKPFSKYPPCYKDISFWINESFTENNLCEVVRGIAGDLAEEVLLIDNFTNKKGMTSHCYRIAYRSMERSLTDDEINELQWNVREQVQSKLNVVLR; this comes from the exons ATGGCCATCTCACACGCTCACGCCACTCTCTTCTCCAGAacctcactctttctctctagaAATAGCAGCAGAGGCAGCCTCGCCTTTTGCATTCCTTTCTCTACttctgctgcttcttcttctcttccttctgATAAGCTTCACCGCAACAAATGGAGGTCACCGGTGGCCTCAGTGCTCGAACTTGGCGGAGTCAAGATTGGTCGAGAAG ATGTGATGAGGGATGACCCTACAAACAATGTCCCGGATACAATCTTCTCAAAACTTGGAATGCAACTTCATAGGAGGGATCAGCACCCGATTGGGATTCTGAAGAATGCTATATATGAGTACTTTGACACCAGTTATCCTAACAAGTTTGATAAATTTGATGATCTCTGTCCAATTGTAACCGTGAAACAG AATTTTGATGATGTCTTGGTTCCTGCTGATCATGTAAGCAGGAGTTATAATGATACATACTATATTGATGCTCAATCTGTTTTGAGGTGTCATACAAGTGCTCATCAGGCAGAGTTATTGAGAAGAGGACACACTCATTTTCTTGTTACAGGAGATGTATACCGCAGGGATTCCATAGACTCGACTCATTACCCTGTGTTTCATCAG ATGGAAGGTGTACGTGTGTTTTCACCAGATGATTGGGAGGCATCTGGTGTAGATGCCACATCTTATGCAGCTGAGGACTTGAAGAAATGTCTTGAGGGCTTGGCAAATCACCTATTTG GTGCTGTGGAAATGCGCTGGATTGATACTTATTTTCCATTCACCAATCCATCATTTGAACTTGAGATATATTTTCAG GAGAAATGGTTGGAGGTTCTGGGTTGTGGTGTGACAGAGCAAGAAATATTAAAGAGAAGTGGCAAAACGAATAATGTTGCCTGGGCATTTGGTCTTGGATTAGAGCGGTTAGCTATGGTTCTTTTTGACATACCAGATATTCGGCTTTTCTGGTCAAACGATGAGCGATTCACCTCACAG TTTTCCAAGGGTCAGCTGGGAATCAAGTTCAAGCCATTTTCAAAG TATCCTCCTTGTTACAAAGATATAAGTTTTTGGATCAATGAATCATTCACTGAAAACAACTTATGTGAAGTTGTGAGAGGAATTGCTGGAGATCTTGCTGAGGAG GTGCTACTGATAGACAATTTCACCAACAAGAAGGGAATGACCAGTCATTGTTATAGGATTGCATATCGATCAATGGAACGTTCACTCACAGATGATGAAATTAATGAGTTGCAG TGGAATGTACGAGAGCAGGTGCAGAGCAAGCTAAATGTTGTTCTTCGATGA